The Mobula birostris isolate sMobBir1 chromosome 1, sMobBir1.hap1, whole genome shotgun sequence genome contains a region encoding:
- the cyp1c2 gene encoding cytochrome P450 1C2 codes for MAEDWNQQVQPFLLVSLFLLACLEACRWMRCGARDRRHPPGPFAWPLVGNAMQLGKSPHLTFSRMARRYGDLFQIRLGRRDIVVLNGEATIRQALLQHSAQFAGRPDFASFRQVAGGRSMPFGRYSRQWKAHRRLEQSAVRFFSTADGQARRLFEHHVQAEARSLLRVFLRLGAGGRHFQPCPELKVAAANVMCALCFGHRYSHDDEEFRQMLVRIDRFGRAVGAGSLVDTMPWLQTFPNPVRSVYRDFQQLNNEFFEFVRSKVEQHRCTYRPGTTRDMSDALIGALEGDRPAKEALSREHVEGSITDILGASQDTTSTALSWVLFHLIQFPQLQARLQRDIDEVVGRDRLPGAHDKARLPYLEAFLYEILRFTSFVPMTIPHATTSPVDIKGYHIPQDTVVFINQWSVNHDSDKWKDPSTFDPGRFLNTDGTINRDLTSSVMAFSVGKRRCIGEQLSKIEIFLFTAILVHQCTFEANPSEKLSMDGDYGLTIRPTSFTVLVRLRDKFIDTETPPSEPADYATTPIALKT; via the coding sequence ATGGCTGAGGACTGGAACCAACAGGTGCAGCCGTTTTTGCTGGTGTCGTTGTTCCTTCTGGCTTGTCTGGAAGCGTGCAGGTGGATGCGATGCGGGGCCAGAGATCGCCGCCATCCGCCGGGACCCTTCGCCTGGCCGCTGGTGGGCAACGCCATGCAGTTGGGCAAGTCTCCGCACCTGACCTTCAGCAGGATGGCGCGGCGCTACGGCGACCTCTTCCAGATCCGCCTGGGACGACGAGACATCGTGGTGCTGAACGGCGAGGCGACCATCCGCCAAGCGCTGCTACAGCACAGTGCCCAGTTCGCCGGGAGACCCGACTTCGCCTCATTCCGCCAGGTAGCCGGGGGACGGAGCATGCCCTTCGGCCGCTACAGCCGCCAGTGGAAGGCGCACAGGCGCCTGGAGCAGTCCGCCGTTCGCTTCTTCTCCACGGCGGACGGCCAGGCTCGCCGCCTGTTCGAGCACCACGTCCAAGCAGAGGCTCGCAGTCTGCTGCGGGTCTTCCTGCGGCTGGGGGCAGGAGGCCGCCACTTCCAGCCGTGCCCCGAGCTGAAGGTGGCAGCCGCCAATGTGATGTGCGCCTTGTGCTTCGGGCACCGCTATAGCCACGACGACGAGGAGTTCCGGCAGATGCTGGTCAGGATCGACCGCTTCGGCCGCGCAGTGGGAGCCGGCAGCCTGGTGGACACGATGCCTTGGCTCCAGACTTTCCCCAACCCGGTGCGCAGCGTCTACCGCGACTTCCAGCAGCTCAACAACGAGTTCTTCGAGTTCGTCCGCTCTAAAGTGGAACAGCACCGGTGCACCTATCGGCCAGGCACCACCCGGGACATGAGCGATGCTCTTATCGGAGCGCTGGAGGGGGACCGGCCGGCCAAAGAAGCGCTCAGCCGCGAGCACGTCGAGGGCTCCATCACCGACATCCTGGGAGCGAGCCAGGACACCACATCGACCGCCCTGAGTTGGGTCCTGTTCCACCTCATCCAGTTCCCGCAGCTACAGGCCAGGCTCCAGAGGGACATCGACGAGGTGGTGGGCAGGGACCGGCTGCCCGGTGCCCACGACAAAGCCCGTCTACCCTACCTGGAGGCTTTCCTCTACGAGATCCTGAGGTTTACCAGCTTCGTACCGATGACAATCCCGCACGCCACCACCTCGCCCGTGGATATCAAAGGCTATCACATCCCACAGGACACGGTCGTCTTCATCAACCAGTGGTCGGTCAACCACGACAGCGACAAGTGGAAAGACCCCAGCACCTTCGACCCCGGACGGTTCCTGAACACGGACGGCACCATCAACAGGGACCTGACCAGCAGCGTTATGGCCTTCTCGGTGGGCAAGAGGAGGTGCATCGGGGAGCAGCTGTCTAAGATCGAAATATTCCTTTTCACCGCCATCCTGGTCCACCAATGCACCTTCGAGGCGAACCCTTCGGAGAAGCTGAGCATGGACGGCGACTACGGGCTGACCATCAGACCCACGTCCTTCACTGTCCTGGTCAGGCTGAGGGACAAGTTCATCGACACGGAGACACCGCCCAGCGAACCGGCTGACTACGCTACAACCCCCATCGCACTCAAAACGTAA